The DNA window CAATTACCTAATGTAGAATGTCGTTCCGTTTTTTTCCTATTCTGATGGAATATTTTCTAATACACAGAGGGAGATCTTCCCTGCTGACGAGGGGCTTAAAGTAAGTGTCCTTATCGCCTTTCACCTGTGTTTTTAGTATTATTTGGCATTTTCCCTGTGCTCAAAGTATATATGAAAAGTGAGccattacaaatatatatttttcatttgcagAGGAAAGAATTGGAGGACTTCAAGGAGCGAATGCGAGTGCGAAAGGAGCAGCAGCAACTTAAGAAAATCTCTATGCAGACCGAGAACTAAggatgttttgggaaatgtttttCTAGTAAAACTGGTGGTAATGTGCCAGATGAGGACACATGGAGGGGAGAAAGACTTACAACTGGACTCTGATCGGACATAGTGCACATACTATGTGAATAAGGTTTATTTGGTGATGCACCAATTTAATATTATACATTGTACTCATCATGATGGTGTTatcttgattttgttttgtttcatatgcTCACTGACTCAATAATAGAAATATAACATTGTGCTGATTTTCAATTGTATTTATGAAAGAATGCCATTTATGTTTTTCAGGCATTCATTCGTCAAGGCAGGCTTTTATTtgataatttttgggggggttgctaATGTTCTACTACATTAATGACCATCGCGTCTCCTGTCCTCAGAGCCTACTGACGCCCCTGCGCATAagaataaagctttttttaaacttgaaacTGTTTTCTAAATACCTGACTCAgatatatgaaatatataacGAATCAAGGTATTCACGAGAATGGAGAAGTGCTTTAGGCCAAGGTTAATACAACATCCT is part of the Stigmatopora argus isolate UIUO_Sarg chromosome 14, RoL_Sarg_1.0, whole genome shotgun sequence genome and encodes:
- the pet100 gene encoding protein PET100 homolog, mitochondrial, producing the protein MGVKIELFKMMLYLSFPITMFWISNQAEYFEEYIVKRKREIFPADEGLKRKELEDFKERMRVRKEQQQLKKISMQTEN